A stretch of DNA from Spirosoma endbachense:
TTTCAGCCGAATTCACGGATCAATAAGGCAAGAAATAGTTTTGAGTAGAAGTGCCTTGTCGGCCGAAGATTTCGCGAGCGCCAGGGCTTTTTCGTACTGTGTTAATGCTTTGTTATTATCGAGGTTGGTATACAGATTTCCCAGCAATGAATAATAAAAATAATTATCCGTGAGCTTTAGTTTTTCGGCTTCACGTATCGCTTCCTGTTTTCCGTTGGTCTTAGCCAGAGCAAATGTCCGGTTTAAGGCTGCAATAGGCGAGTATTCTAAAATGAGTAGGTGATTATAGAGTTGCAATATATTTTCCCACTTTTCAGGGGTATCCTCTTTATGAGTATGCCAATAAGCAATGCCTGCTTCCAAATGATACGTTGATAGTTTTGTACCGGTGGAAGCCTGGTTTAAATAATAGGTGCCCTGGTCAATCAGATCCTGATTCCAGAGGGTTTCGTCCTGATCCTGATACAGAATAATTTCACCCTGTTCATTGGTTCGTGCTTCAAAGCGGGATGCATGAAAACACATCAAGGCAAACAACGCATTAACGACAGGCTTAGCCGTGGTTTCATTCTCGACCAGCAAATGCGTTAAACGCATGGCTTCTGCGCACAGATCTTTACGCAGGGGAATGTTTTGAGACGTTGAGTAATATCCTTCGGAGAACAATAAATACAAGGTTGTCAAAACCGTTTCCAGTCGGTCATTTATTTCAGATAAAGTTGGTTGTTGAATCTTTATCTGACTTTCTTTCAGTTTTTCCTTCGCCCGGTTTACGCGTTTATAAATGACTTCTTTCGTCGTTAAAAAGGCGTCGGCTATTTCCTGAATGCCAAATCCACAAAGCAAATTGAGTGCAAGGGCAATTTGTGACTCATTGGAAATACAAGGATTGCAAACCGTAAAGATCATAGCCAACTGGCTGTCGGCAATATTTTTAGTGGACAAGTCAAGATCAATCTCTTCACCCTGGGGTGCATTATAGTTCAGTTCGGCAGCAAGTTTCTGTTCAAAAAGTGTATTCCGTTTTAGGTAATTCCTGGTTTTATTTTTCGCCACGGTATAGAGCCAGCCTGTAGGATTTTCGGGCAATCCTTTCAGACTCCACGATTCAGTGGCCGAAAGAAATGTATCACTAACAATATCTTCAGCTTGCTCAATATGTTCAATACCAAATAAATAGCAAAGCACGGATACCAGTTTTCGGTACTCTGTTCTAAATAGTTGGGGCAATAGTTCGTTCGCTTCCATACCAACTGGACAACTGTCTGTTTACGAA
This window harbors:
- a CDS encoding RNA polymerase sigma factor; translated protein: MEANELLPQLFRTEYRKLVSVLCYLFGIEHIEQAEDIVSDTFLSATESWSLKGLPENPTGWLYTVAKNKTRNYLKRNTLFEQKLAAELNYNAPQGEEIDLDLSTKNIADSQLAMIFTVCNPCISNESQIALALNLLCGFGIQEIADAFLTTKEVIYKRVNRAKEKLKESQIKIQQPTLSEINDRLETVLTTLYLLFSEGYYSTSQNIPLRKDLCAEAMRLTHLLVENETTAKPVVNALFALMCFHASRFEARTNEQGEIILYQDQDETLWNQDLIDQGTYYLNQASTGTKLSTYHLEAGIAYWHTHKEDTPEKWENILQLYNHLLILEYSPIAALNRTFALAKTNGKQEAIREAEKLKLTDNYFYYSLLGNLYTNLDNNKALTQYEKALALAKSSADKALLLKTISCLIDP